From a region of the Candidatus Brocadia sp. genome:
- a CDS encoding type II toxin-antitoxin system death-on-curing family toxin, translated as MLQSALARPKATFDNNDLYPDLFTKAASLMHSLVKNHPFTDGNKRTAIAAASIFLLRNNYRLTAPNKELERFTLKVASEHLVLKEIAPWFKGHSMRVV; from the coding sequence TTGCTCCAGTCGGCACTAGCAAGACCTAAAGCTACCTTTGACAATAATGACCTTTATCCGGATCTATTCACCAAGGCAGCTTCACTTATGCATTCCCTTGTTAAAAATCACCCATTTACAGACGGCAACAAGAGAACCGCCATCGCAGCGGCATCGATTTTTCTCCTTCGCAACAATTACCGCCTCACGGCACCGAACAAGGAACTCGAACGGTTTACGCTGAAGGTAGCCAGCGAACACCTTGTATTAAAGGAAATAGCGCCTTGGTTCAAAGGGCATTCCATGAGAGTCGTGTAA
- a CDS encoding ion transporter — protein sequence MKHNIKSSAYKIMHEVSNADTRVRAFHVSLTTLILLNVLAVILETVESIATQYRVFFTAFDVFSIGVFTIEYLLRLWTCTADARFRGAVKGRARFTVTPFSLIDLMAILPFYLPMFLPLDLRFIRALRLFRLFRILKMGRYSESIRTLGNVLKEEKEALAITVFAVLILLVVASSLMYFVENAAQPEAFSSIPEAMWWGVATLTTVGYGDICPITPLGRFLGAIIALLGIGTIAVPAGIVTSGFAREIQKKHGKRGMCPYCGKEMAEPPERSSTSK from the coding sequence ATGAAACACAACATAAAGAGCAGCGCGTACAAAATTATGCATGAGGTATCAAACGCAGATACCAGGGTCAGGGCATTCCATGTCTCCCTTACAACCTTGATCTTACTCAATGTACTTGCCGTTATCCTGGAAACCGTAGAAAGCATTGCAACACAATATCGGGTCTTTTTCACGGCATTTGATGTATTCTCTATAGGTGTCTTTACCATTGAATATCTATTACGCCTCTGGACTTGCACTGCCGATGCGAGATTTCGCGGTGCGGTGAAAGGAAGGGCCCGGTTTACCGTGACGCCTTTCTCCCTTATAGATCTGATGGCAATTTTGCCATTTTACTTACCCATGTTCCTCCCCCTCGATTTGCGGTTTATAAGGGCATTACGACTCTTCCGGCTGTTCCGTATCTTAAAAATGGGGAGATATTCAGAATCGATAAGAACGCTGGGAAACGTCCTGAAAGAAGAAAAGGAAGCGCTCGCTATAACCGTATTTGCCGTATTGATCCTGCTCGTGGTCGCATCAAGTCTCATGTATTTTGTTGAAAATGCCGCCCAGCCAGAGGCCTTCTCCAGCATACCGGAGGCCATGTGGTGGGGTGTGGCCACCTTGACCACGGTTGGCTACGGCGACATCTGTCCGATAACCCCTCTGGGAAGGTTTTTGGGGGCAATTATTGCTCTGTTAGGCATTGGAACGATTGCGGTACCGGCAGGAATAGTGACCTCCGGCTTTGCCAGGGAGATTCAAAAAAAGCATGGGAAAAGAGGCATGTGCCCATATTGTGGAAAAGAAATGGCTGAACCGCCGGAAAGGTCATCAACCAGCAAATAA
- a CDS encoding DUF2905 domain-containing protein, with the protein MAELGAFGKILIGLGIILIIIGGLFVAGDKIPFLGRLPGDIAIQKKNFSFYFPITTCIVISIIFSLIMWLLRKR; encoded by the coding sequence ATGGCTGAATTAGGGGCGTTTGGCAAGATTTTAATAGGCCTGGGCATTATTCTGATTATTATCGGTGGACTGTTTGTGGCCGGGGACAAGATCCCTTTTCTGGGAAGACTGCCTGGCGATATCGCCATTCAAAAGAAAAACTTTAGTTTTTACTTTCCCATCACTACCTGCATCGTCATCAGTATCATCTTCTCCCTGATCATGTGGTTGTTGCGCAAAAGATAA
- a CDS encoding exodeoxyribonuclease V subunit gamma, translating to MLSVKLGPYHPSLEDSFVETIQTLKRNGPLAPLAVVAPTNWMLRRLQERLAQRNDAAFLNIVWMNFFTLAKEICRQSGVDTGRIIQQAVIYESVIAGLLKQQMPQASPFQNVLSLPALSKAIFQVIQDLNDANVHLDVMQEAIREGFVEGVEIRKLYGIMQLFDTFRQKVKTLNISHYADVYRMAAECVPDSVFLRGFQHILAYGFYDLTGVEQDFFGEIFKYHPTILFLPYRKKHPAFAYVKPFFESFVLGMAHDMEELAADQETGFSFLIDSPLEDSRVRASGPQVAGEKSGGQQKLCHSQPETRNPKPVIINVSGKRDEVWTVAKEILKLTAEGYKMEEIGVVARLPNSYANAIKKIFYENGIPFMTSMQESIGRYPLVKIIQQMLQLMREDFYRPMVIELLSSPYFKTPGVDYLGFVPRPDLWDMLSRRLRIRGGISCWLARLAQAKDMLQGRTTGDSDTPPPLVPPSEEDANLFSDNEEAGRHIPVPAAQIECLENILTTLSHDLSSLPERASWTILGQKIAQLLRDYIHVPSDGMHPDDHERDLLILDKIGGLLRTLDILDCLGEEVTRDQYIDTFLDACRQESLPMGLKNGRGVKVLDAMSARGIPFRALFVLGLNEKVFPRAISEEPFLRDHVRRRLSEVLGNVLPEKLRGFEEERLLFSFLLNAARERLYLLYERSDEAGKPRVQSHYLMDIIQTMKERLPSSKESGERAGGEMYVSRSIKEKLCKQEISLLTPKEIGIRMALDRINPAHVLEAFKIDRHLFDRSHSALGLIEGYHPRLTSYDGVVGDMTPWWDAAARRGFSPTALETFGACPFRFFMGRILELESLEESETAEMIASVDLGTLYHSILRDFYHILMEKGYFTTKTKERDPIELLQGIVQKYFAEIERQMPILYPIVWEVEKEEILALLTRFVTWDLEQIGKSGFIPTCLEKTVKLRIQNDLLKPVPGHSKQGDPAMITFRGKIDRIDMKPTGDTASYRVIDYKSGRFFREDLARAAIRGQRLQLPFYIIMAEEVIAGEIRNGRIPQGQTKMDEASFVYVAEHKEEKTGQISPHMKTISSNEWMDCKEQYRETLWEFLKIIREGIFPVSPGEDTQKCEWCEFSTMCRRGHQPLRFRLEQDTRLKKYREIMNLKVSKKSGKT from the coding sequence ATGTTATCCGTCAAGTTAGGACCCTATCACCCATCGCTTGAAGATTCATTCGTGGAAACGATACAGACGCTAAAAAGGAATGGCCCATTAGCGCCTCTTGCCGTTGTGGCGCCCACAAACTGGATGCTGCGCCGGCTTCAGGAACGGCTCGCTCAGAGGAATGACGCCGCATTTCTGAATATCGTATGGATGAACTTCTTTACCCTTGCAAAAGAGATATGCAGGCAGTCAGGGGTAGATACCGGTCGGATTATCCAACAAGCAGTTATTTATGAAAGCGTCATCGCGGGATTGCTAAAACAGCAGATGCCACAAGCGTCTCCTTTTCAGAACGTACTGTCCCTGCCAGCCCTCTCCAAGGCCATCTTCCAGGTTATTCAGGATCTGAACGATGCAAACGTTCACCTAGATGTCATGCAGGAGGCCATTCGGGAAGGGTTTGTTGAAGGGGTGGAGATACGGAAACTTTACGGAATCATGCAACTCTTTGACACGTTCAGGCAGAAGGTAAAAACCCTGAATATATCCCACTATGCGGATGTCTATCGCATGGCCGCGGAATGCGTGCCTGACTCTGTCTTTCTGAGGGGGTTTCAGCACATTCTGGCGTATGGATTTTATGACCTTACGGGCGTTGAACAGGATTTTTTCGGAGAAATATTCAAATATCACCCAACGATCCTGTTTCTGCCGTACCGGAAAAAACACCCTGCCTTTGCCTACGTAAAACCCTTTTTCGAATCGTTCGTGCTGGGCATGGCGCATGATATGGAGGAACTTGCTGCAGATCAGGAAACGGGATTCTCCTTCCTGATTGATTCTCCGTTAGAAGATAGCCGTGTGAGGGCTTCTGGGCCACAAGTTGCGGGAGAAAAGTCAGGCGGCCAACAGAAGCTTTGCCACTCACAACCTGAAACCCGAAATCCGAAACCCGTTATTATCAACGTGTCTGGCAAAAGGGATGAAGTCTGGACGGTAGCCAAGGAGATCCTTAAACTCACGGCGGAAGGGTATAAGATGGAGGAAATCGGCGTGGTTGCAAGGTTACCCAATTCCTACGCCAATGCCATCAAGAAGATATTTTATGAAAATGGTATCCCCTTTATGACCAGCATGCAGGAATCCATCGGAAGATATCCGCTGGTAAAGATCATCCAGCAAATGCTTCAACTGATGAGGGAAGATTTTTACCGTCCCATGGTCATCGAATTACTGAGTTCGCCTTACTTCAAAACGCCAGGAGTCGATTACCTGGGGTTTGTCCCGCGTCCTGATCTTTGGGACATGCTGAGCAGAAGACTGAGGATTCGCGGTGGTATCTCGTGCTGGTTAGCACGGCTTGCGCAGGCAAAAGATATGTTGCAGGGACGCACAACAGGCGATAGCGATACTCCTCCACCTCTTGTCCCACCTTCGGAAGAGGATGCAAATCTATTTTCCGATAACGAAGAAGCCGGAAGGCACATCCCCGTTCCTGCAGCTCAAATTGAATGCCTGGAAAATATCCTCACCACCCTATCACATGACCTGTCATCCCTTCCTGAAAGGGCATCGTGGACGATTCTGGGCCAAAAGATAGCTCAACTTCTCCGGGACTATATCCATGTTCCCTCTGATGGCATGCATCCTGACGATCACGAAAGAGACCTCCTGATACTGGATAAAATAGGGGGGTTATTGCGAACGTTGGACATCCTTGACTGTCTGGGTGAAGAGGTAACACGAGACCAATATATCGACACCTTCTTAGACGCCTGCCGTCAGGAATCCTTGCCCATGGGGCTGAAAAATGGCAGAGGGGTGAAGGTGCTGGATGCTATGTCTGCCCGGGGTATTCCCTTCCGCGCCTTGTTTGTGCTGGGTCTTAATGAAAAAGTGTTTCCCCGTGCCATTTCTGAAGAGCCCTTCCTGCGGGACCACGTTCGGCGCAGGTTATCCGAGGTGCTGGGAAATGTTCTTCCCGAAAAGCTTCGGGGTTTTGAGGAAGAGCGTCTGCTCTTCTCCTTTCTGTTAAACGCAGCAAGAGAACGACTCTACCTCCTCTACGAACGTTCAGACGAGGCGGGAAAGCCCAGGGTTCAATCCCATTATCTCATGGATATTATTCAAACGATGAAAGAAAGATTGCCCTCCAGCAAGGAATCCGGGGAAAGGGCGGGAGGCGAAATGTACGTTTCGCGCAGCATTAAGGAAAAGCTCTGCAAGCAGGAAATTTCATTGCTGACGCCGAAGGAGATTGGTATCCGGATGGCGCTCGATCGGATCAATCCCGCACACGTTTTGGAGGCCTTCAAAATCGATCGGCATCTCTTTGATCGCTCACACTCGGCCCTGGGGTTAATTGAAGGTTACCATCCCCGATTGACCTCGTATGATGGGGTTGTTGGTGATATGACTCCGTGGTGGGATGCGGCGGCACGTCGCGGCTTTAGCCCAACCGCGTTAGAGACCTTCGGAGCGTGTCCGTTCCGGTTTTTTATGGGCAGGATCCTTGAGCTGGAATCCCTTGAAGAGTCGGAAACGGCAGAGATGATAGCATCCGTGGACCTCGGTACCCTGTATCACAGCATACTGAGAGATTTTTACCACATTCTGATGGAGAAGGGATATTTTACCACAAAAACAAAGGAACGAGACCCTATCGAACTGCTGCAGGGTATCGTCCAAAAATATTTTGCTGAGATAGAACGGCAGATGCCGATTCTCTACCCGATCGTCTGGGAAGTTGAAAAAGAGGAGATCCTCGCCCTGTTGACAAGGTTCGTAACGTGGGACCTGGAACAGATCGGGAAATCGGGTTTTATCCCCACGTGCCTGGAAAAGACGGTAAAGCTTCGTATACAAAATGACCTGCTCAAACCCGTTCCTGGGCATTCCAAACAGGGCGATCCTGCAATGATAACATTCAGGGGAAAGATCGATCGCATAGATATGAAACCAACAGGAGACACGGCGAGTTACCGGGTAATCGACTACAAATCCGGAAGATTTTTCAGGGAAGACCTCGCGAGGGCGGCTATCCGGGGACAACGATTACAACTCCCCTTTTATATCATCATGGCGGAAGAGGTGATAGCCGGGGAAATCAGGAATGGCCGCATTCCTCAGGGGCAAACCAAAATGGACGAGGCATCCTTTGTGTATGTTGCAGAGCATAAGGAGGAAAAGACGGGACAGATATCCCCGCACATGAAGACCATCAGCAGCAACGAATGGATGGACTGCAAGGAACAGTACCGGGAGACCCTGTGGGAATTTCTGAAGATCATTCGCGAAGGCATCTTCCCGGTTTCACCGGGGGAAGATACCCAAAAATGCGAGTGGTGTGAATTTTCCACCATGTGCCGAAGGGGGCATCAGCCGCTCAGATTCAGACTGGAACAGGATACCAGGCTGAAGAAATACCGGGAGATAATGAATTTGAAGGTGAGCAAAAAGTCTGGTAAAACCTGA
- the frr gene encoding ribosome recycling factor: protein MEKIAAHLQEELKGLRTGRASTGLVENIRVECYGNLSPLKQVAVISTPDAQSILIKPYDASIVSNIEKAILQSDVGLTPSVDGKLLRIQIPPLNEERRKKLSTHAKEFGETAKISLRNVRHDANKQVDKEQKESVLAEDDAKRAKDEIQKIIHEYESKLNDSVKKKIEEILKV, encoded by the coding sequence ATGGAAAAGATTGCTGCACACCTGCAGGAGGAGCTGAAGGGGCTGAGAACCGGCAGGGCAAGTACCGGTCTCGTGGAAAATATACGGGTAGAGTGTTACGGCAACCTCTCTCCATTGAAGCAGGTTGCGGTCATTTCAACTCCGGATGCTCAGTCTATTCTGATTAAACCGTACGATGCTTCCATTGTTTCAAATATTGAAAAGGCGATATTGCAGTCCGATGTGGGTTTGACCCCGTCGGTCGACGGGAAGCTTTTGCGTATCCAGATTCCGCCGCTCAACGAGGAACGAAGAAAGAAGCTTTCCACCCACGCAAAAGAGTTTGGGGAGACAGCGAAGATATCGCTGAGAAATGTCAGACATGACGCAAACAAACAGGTGGATAAGGAACAAAAAGAGAGCGTTTTGGCCGAAGATGACGCCAAACGGGCCAAGGACGAGATCCAAAAAATTATCCACGAATATGAAAGTAAACTGAACGATTCGGTAAAGAAGAAGATAGAAGAGATACTCAAGGTATAG
- the pyrH gene encoding UMP kinase yields MKRARHYKRVLLKLSGEGFGDDDGHGLEMERFVALAKEIQKLSRTGVELAIVVGGGNILRGAKFGGRGKSRVQADHVGMIATAVNALLLQDTLERFDISARVVSAIEIANITEPFVLRNCLQYLQEKKVVIFAGGTGNPYFTTDTAAALRAVEIGADVMLKATQVDGVYTDDPVKNASATLYKKLSYMDVLNKRLGVMDLTAISLSMENKLPIIVFNINKYENIGKAISGKAVGTYIGE; encoded by the coding sequence ATGAAAAGAGCGCGTCACTATAAACGTGTGTTGTTAAAATTGAGCGGCGAAGGTTTTGGAGATGATGACGGGCATGGGCTTGAGATGGAACGGTTTGTTGCCCTGGCGAAAGAGATTCAGAAACTTTCCCGGACGGGGGTCGAGCTGGCGATTGTTGTTGGAGGTGGTAATATCCTCCGCGGCGCCAAATTCGGCGGTAGGGGCAAATCGAGGGTGCAGGCAGACCATGTCGGCATGATTGCAACCGCTGTTAATGCGCTTCTCCTGCAGGATACCTTAGAAAGATTTGATATTAGCGCCCGCGTCGTCAGTGCCATAGAGATTGCCAATATAACCGAACCCTTCGTATTGCGAAATTGTTTACAGTACTTACAGGAAAAGAAGGTGGTTATCTTTGCCGGCGGGACCGGGAACCCTTATTTTACCACCGATACTGCAGCGGCCCTTCGGGCGGTTGAAATTGGGGCGGATGTCATGTTAAAGGCCACACAGGTTGACGGTGTATATACGGATGATCCGGTAAAAAACGCATCTGCAACATTATATAAAAAACTGAGTTATATGGACGTCCTGAACAAACGGCTGGGAGTGATGGACCTCACAGCGATTTCCTTGAGTATGGAAAATAAATTGCCAATCATTGTTTTCAATATCAATAAATATGAAAACATTGGAAAGGCAATTTCAGGAAAAGCGGTTGGAACGTATATCGGGGAATAA
- a CDS encoding elongation factor Ts → MKLREQTGAGILECRNALDEVKGDFEKALEIIKKKGIAKAAKKEQRVTAEGRIGTYIHTNGKLGVMVELNCETDFVAKNEVFQQLLKDICMQVAATKPLAVKREDIPGHLVEEQKKIFNEEAKGKPAHILEKITSGKMDSFYKEKCLMEQPFIKDNTQTIQDLLVANIAKIGENIKVNRFVRFEVGEC, encoded by the coding sequence ATGAAGTTGAGAGAGCAGACAGGCGCAGGAATATTAGAGTGCAGAAACGCCTTAGATGAGGTCAAAGGGGATTTTGAAAAGGCCCTGGAAATTATCAAAAAGAAGGGCATTGCCAAGGCTGCAAAAAAAGAGCAGCGAGTGACTGCGGAAGGCAGAATTGGCACTTATATCCACACGAATGGCAAGCTCGGAGTAATGGTAGAGCTGAACTGTGAAACCGATTTTGTGGCAAAGAATGAGGTCTTTCAGCAATTACTGAAGGATATTTGCATGCAGGTAGCCGCCACAAAACCGCTTGCCGTAAAAAGAGAGGATATTCCCGGACATCTTGTCGAAGAGCAAAAAAAGATATTCAATGAAGAGGCGAAGGGAAAACCCGCGCATATTCTGGAGAAAATTACCAGCGGAAAAATGGATAGTTTTTATAAAGAGAAATGCCTGATGGAACAACCCTTCATAAAAGACAATACGCAGACGATCCAGGATTTATTAGTTGCAAATATCGCAAAAATAGGGGAAAATATCAAAGTTAACCGTTTTGTCAGGTTTGAGGTGGGAGAATGCTAA
- the rpsB gene encoding 30S ribosomal protein S2, with protein sequence MSIQELVDAGFHFGHRTSKWNPKMKPFIFGKRNLIHIINLRETVKGLVTACKFLTNLAQTRREVLFVGTKWQAREITIREAQRCGMPYVSERWLGGTLTNFDTIRKRLERLEELENLEKTGGINQFSKKAISSLNRERKKILTNLEGIRNMNSLPGVLVIVDPKHEHNAVNEAKKLGIPTVCLADTDCDPEVIDICVPGNDDAIRSIDLFLTRTASAILAGKELMTAGAKV encoded by the coding sequence GTGAGTATTCAGGAATTAGTGGATGCCGGATTTCATTTTGGTCACAGGACCAGCAAGTGGAATCCAAAGATGAAGCCCTTTATCTTTGGCAAGAGGAATTTAATTCACATCATTAATTTACGCGAGACGGTTAAGGGGCTTGTGACCGCATGTAAGTTTTTGACGAATCTTGCCCAGACAAGAAGAGAGGTGCTTTTTGTAGGCACCAAATGGCAGGCGCGGGAAATAACGATCCGTGAGGCGCAGCGTTGCGGCATGCCTTATGTGAGCGAGCGCTGGCTGGGGGGCACCCTGACCAATTTTGATACGATTCGGAAACGGTTAGAACGTCTGGAAGAATTGGAAAATCTGGAAAAAACCGGTGGCATTAATCAGTTCAGCAAAAAGGCTATTTCTTCTCTGAACCGGGAACGGAAAAAGATCCTTACCAACCTTGAAGGTATTCGCAATATGAACTCTCTTCCCGGTGTGCTGGTTATTGTTGATCCAAAGCACGAACATAATGCTGTCAATGAGGCGAAAAAACTTGGAATTCCTACGGTTTGTCTGGCAGATACCGATTGTGACCCTGAAGTGATCGATATTTGCGTCCCGGGAAACGATGATGCTATCCGGTCGATTGATCTCTTTTTGACAAGGACGGCAAGCGCTATTTTGGCTGGAAAAGAACTCATGACTGCCGGTGCAAAGGTTTGA
- a CDS encoding DUF4438 domain-containing protein: METNEKNLVEISVIGEVSSPQSGSSPYSITPDGKPKVLPGIGGITYNVKVGDNAVRWEADHVEPCVSVKNKDREENGALNLLSCIGNLARVITGDAKGGTGVVTGKHGGIENVLVDFEDRTLEKLAIGDKILIRGVGVGLSFPGYQHIKPLNMSPGLLKALPIREDKTRHVLHVPVTHIIPAAIMGSGLGSQHCYRGDYDIQLFDKPTVEQHHLQSLRFGDIVAIMDADHTFGRIYKTGSVSIGVIVHSNCVTAGHGPGVTTLLTSAEGKIVPSLDSAANIGVYLKIGRFRKGTTRKV; encoded by the coding sequence ATGGAAACCAACGAAAAGAATCTCGTGGAAATTTCGGTTATCGGCGAGGTCTCGAGTCCGCAAAGCGGTTCTTCGCCATACAGCATAACCCCTGATGGAAAACCGAAGGTACTGCCCGGCATTGGTGGAATTACGTATAATGTCAAGGTGGGCGACAATGCTGTCCGGTGGGAGGCTGATCATGTAGAACCCTGCGTATCTGTTAAAAACAAGGACCGGGAGGAGAACGGCGCATTAAATTTGTTGTCCTGCATCGGAAACCTTGCCAGGGTGATAACGGGCGATGCAAAAGGCGGTACGGGTGTCGTAACGGGAAAACACGGAGGCATTGAAAACGTGCTGGTTGATTTTGAAGACCGGACTTTGGAAAAGCTTGCGATCGGGGACAAAATACTCATTCGTGGCGTCGGAGTCGGTCTCTCTTTTCCCGGCTACCAGCATATTAAGCCATTGAATATGTCTCCCGGTCTCTTAAAGGCATTACCCATTCGCGAAGACAAAACGAGGCATGTCTTGCACGTTCCGGTGACGCATATCATCCCGGCGGCGATCATGGGTTCAGGTTTGGGGTCTCAGCATTGTTATCGGGGAGATTATGATATCCAGCTCTTTGACAAGCCAACCGTGGAGCAGCACCATTTACAATCGCTGCGGTTTGGTGATATCGTTGCGATTATGGATGCTGACCATACCTTTGGAAGAATTTATAAAACAGGCTCAGTAAGCATTGGCGTGATTGTTCACAGTAATTGCGTAACGGCGGGACATGGCCCCGGCGTGACCACCTTACTTACCTCTGCTGAAGGCAAGATCGTTCCTTCCCTGGACAGCGCCGCGAATATCGGTGTATACCTGAAAATCGGACGGTTTAGAAAAGGAACGACAAGGAAGGTATGA
- the arcC gene encoding carbamate kinase yields the protein MKRRVIVIALGGNALIGEGQRGTIAEQFENIRKSLDGIIYCLKAGFEVVITHGNGPQVGNLLLMVEACRSQVPELSLGVCVADTEGAIGYMIQQSLTNRLRKEGIDRCVVTVLTQVVVDKDDQAFSNPTKPIGPFLSREEAERFRREKGWHIAEDSHRGYRRVVASPNPLKIVEERAVKTLLKTGDIVIAAGGGGIPVITNESGYLEGVDVVIDKDLASAVLARDIHAQCLMMLTGVEHVFLNFKQPNEQALSRFTVKDARKYLQEGHFPPGSMGPKVQAAINFLEWGGERAIVTSIDKVKEALNGQAGSIICKD from the coding sequence ATGAAGAGGCGAGTTATTGTCATTGCCTTAGGGGGAAATGCACTGATCGGAGAAGGGCAGCGGGGCACCATTGCGGAACAATTTGAAAATATCCGGAAGAGTCTGGACGGGATCATTTACTGCCTAAAGGCAGGCTTTGAAGTGGTCATCACGCATGGAAACGGGCCGCAGGTAGGGAATCTGCTGCTTATGGTTGAGGCATGCCGGAGTCAGGTGCCGGAGCTTTCCCTGGGCGTCTGTGTGGCAGATACCGAAGGTGCAATCGGGTACATGATCCAGCAATCCTTAACGAATCGTCTCCGAAAGGAGGGAATCGACCGGTGCGTGGTTACGGTGCTGACGCAGGTCGTTGTCGATAAAGATGACCAGGCTTTTTCAAATCCCACCAAGCCCATCGGCCCCTTTTTAAGCAGGGAAGAGGCAGAGCGATTCCGCCGGGAAAAAGGATGGCATATTGCTGAAGATAGCCACCGGGGATACCGCCGGGTCGTTGCTTCACCCAATCCGCTGAAAATCGTTGAGGAGAGGGCCGTAAAGACCCTGTTAAAAACCGGCGACATCGTCATTGCGGCTGGCGGTGGTGGCATTCCGGTAATCACGAACGAAAGCGGGTACCTGGAAGGGGTTGACGTGGTGATTGACAAAGACCTTGCCTCCGCCGTTTTGGCAAGAGATATTCATGCGCAATGCCTTATGATGCTTACGGGCGTTGAACATGTTTTCTTAAACTTTAAACAGCCAAACGAGCAGGCGCTGAGCAGATTCACGGTTAAAGATGCCCGGAAATATTTGCAGGAGGGACACTTTCCGCCGGGAAGCATGGGCCCAAAGGTTCAGGCGGCCATAAATTTTTTGGAGTGGGGTGGAGAACGGGCAATCGTGACATCCATTGATAAGGTCAAAGAGGCGCTGAATGGTCAGGCTGGTTCGATAATTTGCAAAGATTAA
- a CDS encoding cyclic 2,3-diphosphoglycerate synthase encodes MANRKKVLIMGAAGRDFHNFNLCFRDNPAYEVIAFTAAQIPNIEGRRYPSSLAGKCYPRGIPIEPEQKLTSLIKLHAIDDVVFSYSDVSHEYVMHKASLVSASGAQFTLLGTRQTMLKSSKPVVAVCAVRTGSGKSPVSRRVCEILKGMGKKVVVVRHPMPYGDLSRQRLQRFASYEDCQKHDCTIEEIEEYEPHLEQHTVVYAGVDYAAILAEAEKEADIIVWDGGNNDTSFYVPDVYITLVDPHRPGHELTYYPGETNLLLADIVVISKEDTAKPENVRLLKEHMQQSNPNAAVIDAALPVTVENAELIRGKRALVIEDGPTLTHGGMAFGAGVLAAQQCQAGEIVDPRPYATGSIAGIFEKYPHISNLLPAMGYGHAQMEELRETIQRTPCDVVILGTPVDLRKIISIDKPTDRVRYHFQELSKPTLKELIEARLR; translated from the coding sequence ATGGCAAACAGAAAAAAGGTGCTGATTATGGGGGCGGCCGGGCGGGATTTTCATAATTTTAATCTCTGTTTTCGTGACAATCCTGCATATGAAGTCATCGCCTTTACGGCGGCACAGATACCAAATATTGAGGGAAGGCGCTATCCCTCTTCCCTGGCTGGCAAATGCTACCCCCGCGGAATCCCCATCGAACCCGAACAAAAACTGACGTCACTCATAAAGCTTCATGCGATTGATGATGTGGTGTTCTCTTACAGCGATGTGTCGCATGAGTACGTCATGCACAAGGCCAGCCTTGTAAGCGCCTCTGGCGCTCAATTCACCCTTCTGGGCACAAGGCAAACGATGCTCAAGAGCAGTAAGCCGGTTGTGGCTGTTTGTGCGGTAAGAACCGGCAGTGGCAAGAGTCCCGTTTCACGAAGGGTCTGTGAGATTCTCAAAGGAATGGGAAAAAAGGTGGTGGTCGTACGGCATCCCATGCCCTATGGAGATCTTTCCCGGCAGCGTCTGCAGCGGTTCGCTTCATATGAGGATTGTCAGAAGCATGACTGCACCATCGAAGAGATTGAGGAATACGAACCGCACCTGGAACAGCATACCGTCGTCTACGCCGGCGTGGATTATGCAGCGATCCTGGCAGAGGCGGAAAAGGAGGCAGATATTATTGTCTGGGACGGCGGCAACAATGACACCTCTTTCTATGTACCCGATGTTTATATTACCCTTGTTGATCCCCATCGGCCTGGGCATGAGCTTACGTATTATCCCGGTGAAACAAATCTCCTCCTGGCAGATATTGTTGTTATTAGTAAGGAAGATACCGCAAAACCAGAAAACGTACGTCTCCTGAAAGAGCACATGCAGCAGTCGAATCCTAATGCGGCCGTTATCGATGCCGCATTGCCCGTAACGGTTGAAAATGCTGAGCTTATACGGGGAAAACGCGCCCTCGTTATTGAGGACGGGCCAACCCTGACACACGGCGGAATGGCCTTTGGCGCGGGAGTTCTTGCCGCACAACAGTGTCAGGCGGGGGAGATTGTCGATCCGCGTCCCTATGCGACAGGGTCAATTGCCGGAATTTTTGAGAAATATCCACACATCAGTAACCTTCTGCCCGCTATGGGTTACGGGCATGCACAGATGGAAGAGTTGAGGGAAACGATTCAACGAACTCCATGCGACGTGGTAATTCTTGGCACCCCTGTTGACCTGAGGAAGATCATATCCATCGATAAACCCACTGACCGGGTCCGGTATCATTTCCAGGAATTGAGCAAACCCACGCTCAAAGAACTCATTGAAGCAAGGCTGCGATGA